The following coding sequences lie in one Halorarum halophilum genomic window:
- a CDS encoding carbohydrate ABC transporter permease, whose product MSTKSRSFEIESFQFVGKKVGFYGSLLILVLVSMFPVIWIFLTSIKQPGSIVQFPVQYLPQNPTLENYRVALGNAPFFRYLINSAIVAGGTAILDVFLGAIAGYALSRLRFRFKLHVLLLILGTAMLPFISRLIPLFSLARSWGLLNNYLGLIIPYAAFQLPFAVWIFQAYFKELPDSLEEAGLMDGLSRIGVLFRIILPVSAPAMATTAIIVFIYAWNEFLFALTFMSQDSMRTITVGIALYGGQFETPWGTISAAVFTSIIPLMLFMLFFQRKVVEGLTAGTGKA is encoded by the coding sequence GTGAGCACTAAGTCACGCAGCTTCGAGATCGAGTCCTTCCAGTTTGTCGGTAAGAAGGTCGGCTTCTACGGGTCGCTCCTGATCCTGGTACTCGTCTCAATGTTTCCCGTCATCTGGATCTTCCTCACGTCGATCAAGCAACCCGGGAGCATCGTCCAGTTTCCAGTTCAGTACTTGCCGCAGAATCCAACGCTGGAGAACTACCGTGTGGCTCTCGGAAACGCGCCGTTCTTCCGATACTTGATAAATAGCGCTATCGTCGCTGGTGGCACTGCAATATTGGACGTCTTCCTTGGTGCTATCGCCGGATACGCGCTCTCACGTCTGCGCTTCCGATTCAAGCTCCACGTCCTCCTGCTCATCCTGGGCACGGCGATGTTGCCATTCATCTCGCGGCTCATCCCATTATTCTCGCTGGCGCGCTCGTGGGGACTGCTCAATAACTACCTCGGGCTCATCATCCCCTACGCGGCCTTCCAGCTCCCCTTCGCCGTCTGGATCTTCCAGGCGTACTTCAAGGAGTTGCCCGATTCGCTGGAGGAGGCGGGACTGATGGACGGCCTCTCGCGCATCGGTGTTCTCTTCCGAATCATCCTCCCTGTCTCGGCGCCGGCGATGGCGACGACCGCTATTATCGTCTTCATCTATGCATGGAACGAGTTCCTGTTCGCACTGACGTTCATGAGCCAGGACAGCATGCGAACTATCACGGTCGGTATCGCTCTGTACGGCGGCCAATTCGAAACACCGTGGGGGACTATTTCGGCAGCAGTCTTCACGTCAATCATCCCCCTGATGTTGTTCATGCTGTTCTTCCAGCGTAAGGTCGTCGAGGGACTCACCGCGGGTACCGGCAAGGCCTGA
- a CDS encoding NAD(P)-dependent oxidoreductase has product MTFSSLVNVARGSLVDGDVLLDALNAGKIAGWPYRSSRRPTTFDHLFRDYE; this is encoded by the coding sequence CTGACTTTCTCATCCCTCGTCAACGTTGCCCGAGGCTCTCTCGTCGACGGGGACGTACTCCTCGACGCACTCAACGCAGGCAAGATCGCTGGTTGGCCTTACCGTTCTTCCCGACGACCCACTACATTCGACCACCTGTTCCGCGACTACGAATAG
- a CDS encoding mandelate racemase/muconate lactonizing enzyme family protein: MVQDDEPDYRVAQGGGVPWRDLARTETHRPSERDIEITDIKTMAIAGNFTWGIVKVETDAGVYGLGETFRAEAALDMAGRMGIDLEGENPLDTHRMRELLEQRYTGTGRIGQAAFTAIETACYDIKGKLLDVPVYELLGGKYRDEIKIYCDTHAGESLGEATAHNPKDVYTPESYAQEARAVVDEGFDALKFDLDVPTHAGYDDANRRMDNEALEHKVSLVEAVRDEIGYDIDLGMDLHWNFTVETAIRLGKKLEQFDLAWLEDPVPPEKWDAQKRVTESVDIPILTGENLVTVDQFNKTARMGMMDIAAPDVNKCGGLGEYVDIATVCDLYGIPIASHNISSPLGTVAGAHVSAAIPNFIAMEWHSRDVPWWNDMVARTGESGPILEEGYINVPEGPGLGVELNRDLCEQYLTDGSELIV; encoded by the coding sequence ATGGTACAGGATGACGAGCCTGATTATCGAGTTGCACAGGGAGGCGGTGTCCCATGGCGTGATCTCGCACGAACAGAGACACACCGGCCCTCGGAACGAGACATTGAGATAACCGACATCAAAACGATGGCCATCGCAGGGAACTTCACATGGGGTATTGTCAAGGTCGAGACCGACGCTGGCGTCTACGGCCTTGGCGAGACCTTTCGAGCCGAGGCAGCCCTCGATATGGCTGGACGGATGGGGATCGACCTCGAGGGCGAAAACCCGCTCGACACCCACCGCATGCGGGAACTCCTCGAACAACGTTATACCGGAACCGGCCGCATAGGCCAGGCCGCGTTCACTGCTATCGAGACCGCCTGTTACGACATCAAAGGGAAATTGTTGGATGTTCCCGTCTACGAACTCCTCGGCGGGAAGTACCGGGACGAAATCAAAATCTACTGTGATACACATGCGGGGGAGTCGCTCGGCGAGGCCACAGCTCACAATCCCAAGGACGTCTACACGCCCGAGTCCTACGCACAAGAGGCCCGGGCAGTCGTCGACGAGGGCTTCGACGCACTCAAATTCGATCTGGACGTGCCTACACACGCTGGATACGACGATGCAAACCGGCGAATGGACAACGAAGCGCTCGAGCACAAAGTATCACTTGTCGAAGCTGTCCGCGATGAAATCGGCTACGACATCGACCTCGGGATGGACCTCCATTGGAACTTCACCGTGGAGACGGCCATCCGCCTCGGCAAAAAACTCGAACAGTTCGACCTTGCGTGGTTGGAAGACCCAGTACCCCCGGAGAAGTGGGACGCACAGAAGCGCGTCACTGAGTCGGTCGACATCCCCATCTTGACTGGCGAGAACCTCGTCACGGTCGACCAGTTCAACAAGACCGCAAGGATGGGAATGATGGACATTGCAGCGCCCGATGTGAACAAGTGCGGGGGCCTCGGTGAGTACGTCGACATCGCCACAGTCTGTGACCTCTACGGCATTCCTATCGCCTCACACAACATTTCCAGTCCGCTCGGCACTGTTGCCGGCGCCCATGTTTCGGCGGCCATCCCGAACTTCATCGCGATGGAGTGGCACTCCCGTGACGTCCCGTGGTGGAACGACATGGTCGCCCGCACCGGCGAGAGCGGTCCCATCCTCGAGGAGGGGTACATTAACGTTCCCGAGGGACCGGGTCTTGGTGTCGAACTGAATCGCGATCTATGTGAGCAGTACCTCACCGATGGGTCCGAACTGATCGTCTGA
- a CDS encoding ABC transporter ATP-binding protein, which translates to MGRLELNKLTKVFDSGDERIVAVDSLDITVDDGDFLVLVGPSGCGKSTTLRCIAGLEIASSGQVLLDGNDITDKKPPQREMAMVFQNYALYPHMTVRKNIGYGLKITTDLPKDEINQRVEETARMLEIEELLDKKPKALSGGQQQRVALGRAIIREPKVFLMDEPLSNLDAKLRTQMRTEIQQLQQDMGITTIYVTHDQTEAMTMGDHIAVLNGGELQQLGTPLECYHQPTNQFVAGFIGSPSMNFLTVTRRGNILEHEQFSYHLGQETVDFVADASTELTLGIRPEHIDIVDADTPNAIPVDVNVVEPMGELSYVYITIGDQTYTMSVEGERLVKAGDHLHVVFPERKIHLFDAASGAALKNSEPTDAVEMSQEI; encoded by the coding sequence ATGGGACGACTTGAACTCAACAAACTGACGAAGGTGTTTGACAGTGGTGACGAGCGGATTGTCGCCGTCGACTCGCTCGACATAACGGTGGACGATGGCGATTTTTTGGTGCTCGTTGGGCCATCCGGATGCGGGAAGTCAACGACGCTGCGATGCATCGCGGGCCTGGAGATCGCAAGTAGCGGTCAGGTCCTGCTTGACGGGAACGACATCACGGACAAGAAGCCCCCGCAGCGCGAGATGGCGATGGTCTTCCAGAACTATGCGCTGTACCCCCATATGACCGTCCGGAAGAACATCGGCTACGGGCTGAAGATTACAACCGACCTCCCGAAGGACGAGATCAACCAGCGGGTCGAAGAGACTGCCAGAATGCTTGAGATTGAGGAGCTCCTCGACAAGAAGCCGAAGGCGCTCTCCGGTGGCCAGCAGCAACGTGTTGCACTGGGTCGCGCGATTATCCGCGAGCCCAAGGTCTTCCTCATGGACGAGCCGCTGTCGAACCTGGACGCTAAACTGCGCACCCAGATGCGTACCGAGATCCAGCAACTCCAGCAGGATATGGGCATCACGACGATCTACGTGACTCACGACCAGACGGAAGCGATGACGATGGGCGACCACATCGCCGTCCTCAACGGTGGTGAGCTCCAGCAACTCGGCACGCCACTCGAGTGTTACCACCAGCCAACCAACCAGTTTGTTGCTGGTTTTATTGGCTCTCCGTCGATGAACTTCCTAACTGTTACCCGGCGCGGCAACATCCTCGAACACGAACAGTTCAGCTACCACCTCGGCCAGGAAACTGTCGACTTCGTCGCCGACGCTAGCACCGAGCTGACCCTCGGCATCCGCCCAGAACATATCGACATCGTCGATGCAGACACACCGAACGCGATCCCTGTCGACGTCAATGTCGTCGAACCGATGGGGGAACTCAGCTACGTCTACATCACCATCGGAGACCAGACGTACACGATGAGCGTCGAAGGCGAACGTCTCGTTAAGGCCGGTGACCACCTCCACGTCGTCTTTCCCGAACGAAAGATCCACCTGTTCGACGCCGCGTCCGGCGCGGCGCTCAAAAACAGCGAGCCAACTGATGCCGTAGAAATGTCACAGGAGATTTGA
- a CDS encoding IclR family transcriptional regulator: protein MPADNPAGDVGRRVKAVQTTCRILDELRNLDGAGVSELADQLDLAKATVHSHLATLCDNEFVVKRGDRYEISLRFVDFGEYAKNDVDIYDLTCTEVDRLAEETGEIAQFMVEEHGKGVYLHKAQGEKAIQTASYTGNRKNLHCTALGKAILSQLPEDRVEEILETHGLPQQTAQTITDSDELFDELEQIRDQNVAFDDEEVLHGLRCVAAPIEHPTGKLQGAISVSGPTSRFKGERFTEEIPEIIRGAVNVIEINATHL, encoded by the coding sequence ATGCCAGCGGACAACCCCGCAGGGGATGTCGGACGACGCGTAAAGGCGGTCCAGACGACCTGCCGAATTCTCGACGAACTCCGAAATCTGGATGGTGCCGGGGTGTCGGAACTTGCGGATCAGCTAGACCTGGCGAAAGCGACCGTCCACAGCCACCTCGCGACGCTTTGCGACAACGAGTTCGTCGTCAAGCGCGGCGACCGGTACGAGATCAGTCTCAGATTCGTCGATTTCGGAGAGTACGCAAAAAACGACGTCGACATCTACGACCTCACGTGCACCGAAGTCGACCGACTCGCCGAGGAGACCGGAGAAATCGCCCAGTTCATGGTCGAAGAGCACGGCAAAGGGGTCTATCTCCACAAGGCGCAAGGCGAGAAGGCCATACAAACGGCCTCATATACAGGCAATCGGAAAAACCTCCACTGTACGGCGCTTGGCAAGGCTATCCTCTCACAGCTCCCGGAGGATCGCGTTGAGGAGATTCTGGAGACGCACGGATTACCCCAGCAGACAGCACAGACAATCACTGATTCCGATGAACTCTTCGATGAACTCGAGCAAATCCGTGACCAGAACGTTGCCTTCGACGACGAAGAAGTGCTTCATGGCCTCCGCTGTGTCGCTGCACCGATCGAACATCCGACCGGCAAACTACAGGGCGCCATAAGCGTCTCCGGCCCAACGAGTCGTTTCAAAGGAGAGCGCTTCACGGAAGAGATCCCTGAGATTATCCGCGGCGCAGTCAACGTCATCGAAATCAACGCGACTCACCTCTGA
- a CDS encoding lamin tail domain-containing protein → MLGNRRALLVVLVLIVMLSGCAASPGGPAVPSVDESTDTSPTSSIAPTDSPTQNQTTTAQTPNGTLEVHFINVGQGASTLIVTPTGETMLIDTGDWRDEGEHVIDYLDAQGIDRIDHLVTTHADADHIGGHAAVIEYYETEKDGIGAVYDPGLSASSATYERYLDAIEEHDVQLYETRAGDTLPLDGAEVSVLGPPEPYLANEDRNENSIVLLVRHGETGFLFQGDAEAEQEEYLVDRYGDQLNVTVLQAGHHGSRSSTDEELLDVTEPQVAVISSAYDSQYDHPHTETLQRLADRSIPTYWTATHGTTAFRSNGSAVEVWTQQSAPTTATAIRDGSPVEPGSDVSLELRMTLGAAIADGGTDTPESSSTETETADDEGPALSLVEIHADAEGTENENLNDEYLVFENTGEDALDLSGWQVADSADHTYTVPDGFTLAPGERVTLHTGSGTDIATDLYWGSGSAIWNNGGDTVTVTDSSDAVVLQEEYS, encoded by the coding sequence ATGCTCGGCAATCGCAGGGCACTCCTCGTTGTCCTCGTTCTCATCGTGATGCTGAGTGGGTGTGCAGCCAGTCCTGGCGGACCGGCTGTCCCCTCCGTCGACGAGTCCACCGATACAAGTCCCACGTCTTCGATCGCTCCAACCGACTCTCCTACGCAGAATCAGACGACAACTGCACAGACTCCAAATGGAACGCTCGAGGTCCACTTCATCAACGTCGGGCAGGGTGCCAGCACACTCATCGTCACGCCAACTGGGGAGACGATGCTGATCGATACGGGCGACTGGCGCGATGAAGGCGAACACGTCATCGACTATCTCGACGCCCAGGGGATCGATAGAATCGACCACCTCGTAACGACGCACGCGGACGCCGACCACATAGGTGGCCACGCAGCGGTGATCGAGTACTACGAGACGGAGAAAGACGGAATCGGCGCAGTGTACGACCCCGGTCTCTCCGCCAGTTCGGCGACGTACGAGCGCTACCTCGACGCCATCGAAGAACACGACGTCCAGCTGTACGAGACGCGTGCAGGTGACACGCTTCCGCTCGACGGTGCAGAAGTATCCGTCCTCGGGCCGCCAGAGCCGTATCTCGCCAACGAGGATCGCAATGAGAACAGTATCGTCCTCCTCGTACGCCACGGCGAGACGGGCTTCCTCTTCCAAGGCGATGCCGAAGCCGAACAGGAGGAGTACCTCGTCGACAGATACGGCGACCAGCTCAACGTAACCGTCCTGCAGGCAGGTCATCACGGGAGCCGGTCGAGCACTGACGAGGAGCTCCTCGATGTAACAGAGCCACAGGTAGCAGTCATCTCCAGCGCGTACGACTCTCAGTATGACCACCCGCACACCGAGACACTCCAGCGGCTCGCTGACCGCTCGATCCCGACCTACTGGACGGCAACCCATGGTACGACTGCATTCCGATCGAATGGCTCGGCCGTCGAGGTCTGGACCCAGCAGTCTGCGCCAACGACTGCGACAGCAATCCGCGACGGATCGCCGGTCGAGCCAGGGAGTGATGTCTCACTCGAACTGCGGATGACGCTCGGAGCAGCGATCGCCGACGGTGGTACGGACACACCTGAATCGTCGAGCACCGAGACCGAAACTGCGGACGATGAGGGGCCTGCGCTCTCGCTGGTCGAGATCCACGCGGATGCGGAGGGTACCGAGAACGAGAACCTGAACGACGAGTACCTCGTCTTCGAGAATACTGGTGAGGACGCGCTCGACCTGTCTGGGTGGCAGGTCGCGGACAGTGCGGACCACACGTACACCGTCCCTGATGGGTTCACACTGGCGCCTGGTGAGCGTGTAACACTTCATACGGGGAGCGGGACGGACATAGCAACAGACCTCTACTGGGGTTCTGGAAGCGCGATCTGGAACAACGGTGGCGACACGGTCACCGTCACGGATTCCAGCGATGCGGTCGTACTACAGGAGGAGTACTCATGA
- a CDS encoding DUF3006 domain-containing protein, translating to MSETEETAVLDRFEETEDGEEVAVLLIESDGEVVDEAVVARSRLPEDGRQQDAVFTVRFVDGDPVEFSYESEETENRQESASDRFDRLSKRLSDEDESESPE from the coding sequence ATGAGCGAGACAGAGGAGACTGCGGTGTTAGACCGCTTCGAAGAAACCGAAGACGGGGAGGAGGTCGCCGTCCTCCTAATCGAGTCAGACGGAGAGGTAGTCGACGAGGCGGTCGTGGCACGTTCGAGGCTTCCCGAGGATGGCCGCCAGCAGGACGCGGTGTTCACCGTTCGCTTCGTGGACGGTGACCCCGTTGAGTTCAGCTATGAGTCCGAGGAGACCGAGAATCGCCAGGAGTCCGCGTCAGATCGGTTCGATCGGCTCTCGAAACGACTCTCAGATGAAGACGAATCAGAATCGCCTGAGTGA
- a CDS encoding enolase-like domain-containing protein, with product MVVAIVGPPMTISVSTTTFHVIDLETRMPFHFGNVEVTEIPKLFLRVETDVDGATQEGIATGGLIPGWFYKDPEMSLDEGIQNMVAVFQSAADIARNLDPEPTAFAFWRSLYEAQREWASDTSFPPLLWSYGVSLVEQAVIDAVCRETNTTFASAVRENLLGIDLGSVYDELAPFKPKELLPERPRRATAVRHTVGLDDPLTNPELVDSRPDDGLPLTLAEYVREDGVNHFKIKLSADPETDRDRLARIGEVLANLDVDDYLCTVDANEGYDSAEDFKHQWSDHMSEPALRAIFDRLEYVEQPLPRDEAFTPETRELFLGWDDAPPIIIDESDGRIDSTGTALEYGYAGTSHKNCKGVFKGIINACLIAHRNQTDAERQYVICAEDLTTVGPVELLQDFAVTATIGADHVERNGHHYFRGLHSFPKKIQETVLAVHGDLYRHHSDGFATLDIDGGTVDLNTTVDAPFGVAPLYDTSQFAPLNTWLSERNG from the coding sequence ATGGTCGTCGCGATTGTTGGGCCGCCTATGACGATCTCGGTTTCGACCACGACGTTTCACGTAATCGACCTTGAGACCAGGATGCCGTTTCACTTCGGGAATGTCGAAGTGACCGAAATCCCGAAGTTGTTCCTCCGGGTGGAGACTGACGTCGACGGGGCGACCCAGGAAGGCATAGCGACGGGTGGGTTGATTCCAGGCTGGTTCTACAAGGATCCCGAGATGAGCCTTGACGAAGGGATCCAAAACATGGTCGCTGTGTTCCAATCGGCGGCGGACATCGCTCGGAACCTCGACCCGGAACCGACCGCGTTTGCGTTCTGGCGCTCGCTCTACGAAGCCCAACGCGAGTGGGCATCCGACACCTCGTTTCCGCCCTTACTCTGGTCGTACGGCGTGAGTCTCGTTGAACAGGCAGTGATCGACGCTGTCTGCCGCGAAACGAACACGACTTTCGCGAGCGCAGTCCGGGAGAACCTGCTTGGGATCGACCTGGGCTCGGTGTACGACGAGTTGGCCCCGTTCAAACCCAAGGAGTTGTTACCGGAAAGACCGCGACGTGCTACTGCGGTCAGGCACACCGTGGGCCTCGACGATCCGCTCACGAACCCGGAACTCGTAGATAGTCGACCCGACGATGGACTACCGCTGACGCTCGCTGAGTACGTGCGCGAAGATGGGGTGAACCATTTCAAGATCAAGCTCTCCGCGGACCCTGAAACCGATAGGGATCGGCTCGCTCGGATAGGTGAGGTGCTCGCAAACCTGGACGTCGACGACTACCTCTGCACCGTCGACGCAAACGAGGGGTACGACTCCGCGGAAGACTTCAAACATCAATGGAGTGACCACATGTCGGAACCAGCGCTTCGGGCCATCTTCGATCGTCTCGAATATGTCGAACAACCACTCCCACGAGACGAGGCGTTCACCCCCGAAACTCGGGAGTTGTTCCTCGGGTGGGACGATGCACCGCCGATCATCATCGACGAGTCGGATGGCCGAATCGACAGCACGGGTACCGCGCTCGAGTACGGCTACGCCGGGACGAGCCACAAAAACTGCAAGGGAGTCTTCAAGGGCATCATCAACGCGTGCTTGATCGCCCACCGAAATCAGACTGATGCGGAACGTCAGTACGTAATCTGCGCCGAGGACTTGACGACGGTCGGTCCGGTCGAGTTACTACAAGACTTCGCCGTGACGGCGACGATCGGTGCTGACCACGTCGAGCGAAACGGTCACCACTACTTCAGAGGACTGCACTCATTTCCAAAGAAGATACAGGAGACAGTCTTGGCCGTTCACGGCGATCTGTATCGCCACCATTCCGATGGCTTTGCGACACTCGATATCGACGGTGGCACGGTCGACCTGAACACGACTGTCGATGCGCCATTCGGCGTTGCCCCCCTATACGATACGAGCCAGTTTGCGCCGCTGAACACGTGGCTAAGTGAGCGGAACGGATAA
- a CDS encoding fumarylacetoacetate hydrolase family protein produces the protein MQFVRYNGGAGPTWGIKTEAGIHALADLPAGEPSYQDLTNQRYLDQVLDLVQDEAVSQVDPDEVRLLAPVPRPPKIVCAGLNYRDHAEEQDEEIPDEPLLFAKAPTTVTNPNSPIVHPDGEQVDYEVELAVVIGRTAKNLDENEVSEYVAGYTILNDVSGRDAQFSDGQFFRGKSYDTFSPMGPTLVAGDDFDPNAVDVALHVDGETKQSSNTRQFIFDVPELVSYISANMTLQPGDVISTGTPGGVGIFREPVDLLEPGQTCEAEIEGIGTLTNPVVGE, from the coding sequence ATGCAATTCGTTCGATACAACGGTGGTGCTGGACCCACATGGGGCATCAAAACCGAGGCAGGCATCCACGCCCTCGCCGATCTCCCAGCGGGTGAACCGTCCTATCAGGACCTCACCAATCAACGGTATCTCGATCAGGTACTCGACCTCGTTCAAGACGAAGCCGTCTCACAGGTCGACCCCGATGAGGTACGCCTGCTGGCGCCGGTTCCCCGCCCGCCGAAAATCGTCTGCGCCGGGCTCAATTACCGGGACCATGCAGAAGAACAGGACGAAGAAATCCCTGACGAACCTCTTCTATTCGCCAAGGCACCGACGACAGTCACAAATCCGAACAGCCCGATCGTCCATCCAGACGGTGAACAGGTGGACTACGAAGTCGAACTTGCAGTCGTCATCGGCCGCACCGCAAAGAACCTCGACGAGAACGAAGTTTCAGAATACGTCGCCGGGTACACGATTCTCAACGATGTGAGCGGCCGGGACGCGCAGTTCTCCGACGGCCAGTTCTTCAGGGGGAAGAGCTACGACACCTTCTCCCCGATGGGCCCCACGCTCGTGGCAGGAGACGACTTCGACCCAAACGCCGTCGATGTCGCGTTACACGTCGACGGGGAGACGAAACAGTCATCCAACACGAGACAGTTCATTTTCGACGTCCCAGAACTGGTGTCGTACATTAGCGCGAACATGACGCTCCAGCCTGGAGATGTGATTTCGACCGGAACACCAGGTGGTGTCGGAATCTTCCGCGAGCCCGTCGACCTGCTTGAACCGGGTCAAACCTGCGAGGCCGAAATCGAAGGGATCGGGACGCTCACGAACCCTGTCGTCGGGGAGTAA
- a CDS encoding DUF362 domain-containing protein, translating into MDANSARSSLAVPEESIRKACGDTPLPELGLIEQVWETDPIAREAIGERAADAFGSLPLDDVPEGGEIALGVGSRGIANLSRIVAGVVAEAQDLGYEPFVFPAMGSHGGATGEGQREMLAELGVTESAIGCEIRSSMEVTEVGRTADRDVPVVADANAVAADAIVPINRVKPHTDFDGTVESGLSKMLVIGMGKQRGAKIAHDWAVDWSLRNMIPEITEQLLAELPVVGGVAILEDQRDDTTLIEGVPPEGFLDREAELLETAYDIMPTLPFSELDVLVLDRQGKDISGQGMDTNVIGRRPFAIQEPEPDLPDIKRIYTRGLTGTTHGNAMGMGSADFVHANLLEEIEMPTTLINALTASTTRGVRLPPAVETDRAGLVAAMSTIGIVDPTTVRVLRAADTMHLHRLYASTALVEEARDRDDLRVLEEPSPIRFEAGDFATPSPHETGHDD; encoded by the coding sequence ATGGATGCAAACTCGGCAAGGAGCTCACTTGCTGTACCGGAAGAGTCGATCCGCAAGGCATGTGGCGATACTCCGCTTCCCGAACTCGGACTCATCGAACAAGTTTGGGAGACCGACCCGATTGCGCGCGAAGCCATCGGGGAGCGGGCAGCGGATGCCTTTGGATCACTCCCCCTTGATGACGTCCCAGAGGGCGGTGAGATAGCACTCGGCGTCGGGAGCCGTGGGATCGCGAATCTCAGCCGGATCGTCGCCGGCGTTGTTGCGGAGGCCCAGGACCTCGGATACGAACCGTTCGTGTTCCCAGCGATGGGCAGTCACGGCGGGGCCACGGGGGAGGGGCAGCGCGAGATGCTGGCCGAACTCGGCGTGACCGAGTCGGCCATCGGCTGCGAGATTCGGTCGAGCATGGAGGTCACCGAGGTCGGTCGGACCGCCGACCGGGACGTGCCGGTCGTCGCCGACGCGAACGCGGTCGCGGCCGACGCGATCGTGCCGATCAACCGAGTCAAACCGCACACCGACTTCGATGGCACGGTCGAGAGCGGCCTTTCGAAGATGCTCGTCATCGGGATGGGCAAACAGCGCGGGGCGAAGATCGCCCATGACTGGGCCGTCGACTGGTCGCTCCGAAACATGATCCCCGAAATCACCGAACAGCTACTCGCGGAACTTCCCGTCGTTGGTGGGGTCGCGATTCTCGAAGACCAGCGGGACGACACCACACTCATTGAAGGGGTGCCACCGGAGGGCTTTCTCGACCGCGAGGCGGAACTCCTCGAGACCGCGTACGATATCATGCCGACGCTCCCGTTCTCGGAACTCGATGTACTAGTGCTCGACCGGCAGGGGAAGGACATCAGCGGCCAGGGGATGGACACGAACGTCATCGGTCGCCGCCCGTTTGCGATCCAGGAACCTGAGCCGGACCTTCCTGATATCAAACGGATCTATACACGGGGACTCACCGGGACGACACACGGCAACGCCATGGGGATGGGCTCGGCCGACTTCGTCCATGCGAACCTCCTCGAAGAGATCGAGATGCCGACGACGCTCATCAACGCCCTGACGGCGAGTACGACCAGGGGCGTCCGGCTCCCGCCGGCCGTCGAGACCGACCGCGCCGGCCTCGTCGCAGCAATGTCGACAATTGGAATCGTCGACCCGACGACGGTCCGCGTCCTCCGCGCTGCCGACACGATGCACCTCCACCGGCTCTACGCGTCGACCGCGCTCGTCGAGGAAGCGCGGGACCGCGACGACCTCCGCGTACTCGAGGAACCCTCGCCCATTAGGTTCGAAGCGGGTGACTTCGCGACCCCGTCCCCTCACGAGACGGGACATGATGATTGA